One genomic region from Desulfofalx alkaliphila DSM 12257 encodes:
- a CDS encoding UvrB/UvrC motif-containing protein produces MICERCKQRNATVHLTHVVNNNKSEIRVCDQCARELQQDFGASMQFNLHNLLGGLMFSDYGPSVKLQQEVKCERCGTGQSQFAKGGLLGCPQCYESFDDNLAPLIKRIQGTETHTGKVPKRTGGKVRINKEIRTLKAAMQRHINNEEFEKAAELRDKIRSLEEKLQ; encoded by the coding sequence ATGATTTGTGAGAGATGTAAGCAGCGCAATGCTACGGTACATTTAACGCACGTTGTAAACAATAATAAAAGCGAGATAAGGGTGTGTGATCAATGTGCCAGGGAGTTACAGCAGGATTTTGGCGCAAGCATGCAGTTTAATTTGCATAACCTTCTGGGTGGGCTTATGTTCAGTGATTATGGCCCCTCTGTTAAACTGCAGCAAGAAGTAAAATGCGAAAGGTGCGGTACAGGTCAAAGCCAGTTTGCTAAGGGTGGTTTATTAGGTTGCCCTCAATGTTATGAGAGTTTTGATGACAACCTTGCTCCTCTGATTAAAAGGATTCAAGGCACAGAAACTCACACCGGCAAGGTGCCAAAAAGGACCGGTGGCAAGGTGCGCATAAATAAGGAGATTAGAACTTTAAAGGCTGCCATGCAGCGACACATTAATAATGAAGAGTTTGAAAAGGCCGCGGAGCTTAGAGATAAGATAAGATCCTTAGAGGAAAAATTGCAGTGA